The following proteins are co-located in the Cetobacterium sp. ZOR0034 genome:
- a CDS encoding TonB-dependent receptor: protein MKKRIGLLAFLLATTGYAEDIFFNESDQEKGLVKLEESVITTTGFETNIREIPSNVTVISSQEIQEKGYTSVEEVLEKIPSVTITKGTFGSTVDLRGQGSDKARSNVKILVDGVSIVPLNKTHTRIPLDSIDLNTVETIEVIPGGGAVLYGTGTAGGVINIITKSGSGMKPTNRVNFEIGSHGRERISTSAGALLTENLLLQTNIAYEEGDSYLDEKNQELVSADILAKYKISNKSDVTLKFEKSKDKSQDPGGMLTKEEYDEDRQQIGSSASVNQNTEINRDMVTAIYNQELSDSFRFSLQGTYQRKNDRFSSDNGNKSVQFLDNEIKEEQVDIKPKLQWRYGENSSLVMGFDYSYLKSSRDIEGVGSRNQNALDKRASESYSIYALNSYKLNKIELIQGVRYNQTENKYETRNRLNPIRSTPESTDTMDNMAYELALNYLYSDTGNSYIRWERGFNTPSPTSIFNNPNNSQIANGFEYGLSGVKDETYDSFEIGMRDYFMFSYISLAAFYSETTDEIYREGNSANWVSYNLDETRRKGIELSFEQYLGKFTLSEGYSYIDAEITKGNYKGKNVPGVSKNSFHLSAKYDFNPKVNTILSTVYKDAIYVDSKNTGGKVNDYIVTNLIVNYKVNDAMRLYAGINNVFNEMYADSLDIDGDILYRAADERNYFVGINYIF from the coding sequence ATGAAAAAAAGAATAGGATTATTAGCTTTTTTACTAGCAACAACAGGATATGCAGAGGATATATTTTTTAATGAGAGTGATCAAGAAAAAGGACTTGTAAAATTAGAGGAGTCGGTTATAACCACAACAGGGTTTGAAACAAATATAAGAGAAATACCATCAAATGTAACGGTAATAAGCAGTCAAGAGATTCAAGAAAAGGGATACACAAGCGTTGAAGAAGTTTTAGAAAAAATTCCAAGCGTAACTATAACAAAAGGAACATTTGGAAGTACTGTAGATTTAAGAGGTCAAGGTTCAGATAAAGCTAGAAGTAATGTAAAAATACTTGTAGATGGTGTTTCGATTGTTCCTTTAAATAAAACTCATACAAGAATTCCTTTAGATTCTATAGATTTGAATACCGTTGAGACAATCGAAGTAATTCCAGGTGGAGGAGCTGTACTTTATGGAACAGGAACAGCCGGTGGAGTTATAAATATAATTACAAAATCTGGAAGTGGAATGAAACCTACAAATAGAGTTAATTTTGAAATCGGTTCTCATGGACGAGAAAGAATATCGACTTCTGCAGGAGCATTATTGACAGAAAATTTATTACTTCAGACAAACATAGCTTATGAAGAGGGCGATTCATATTTAGATGAAAAAAATCAAGAGCTTGTAAGTGCGGATATTTTAGCAAAATATAAAATATCTAATAAATCAGATGTTACTCTGAAATTTGAAAAATCAAAAGATAAGAGTCAGGATCCAGGTGGAATGTTAACAAAAGAAGAATATGATGAAGATAGGCAACAAATTGGAAGTTCGGCTTCTGTAAATCAAAATACGGAAATAAATAGAGATATGGTTACAGCTATTTATAATCAAGAGCTGTCTGATTCTTTCAGATTTAGTCTTCAAGGAACTTATCAAAGAAAAAATGATAGATTTTCTTCTGACAATGGTAACAAATCAGTTCAATTTTTAGATAATGAAATAAAAGAAGAGCAAGTAGATATAAAGCCAAAACTCCAATGGAGATATGGAGAGAATAGTAGTTTGGTTATGGGATTTGACTATAGCTATTTGAAATCATCTAGAGATATTGAGGGAGTTGGAAGTAGAAATCAAAATGCTTTAGATAAAAGAGCAAGCGAAAGTTATTCGATTTATGCTTTAAACAGTTATAAGTTAAATAAAATTGAATTGATTCAAGGAGTTAGATATAATCAAACAGAAAATAAGTATGAAACAAGAAATAGATTAAATCCTATAAGAAGTACACCAGAAAGTACAGATACAATGGATAATATGGCGTATGAACTTGCACTTAATTATTTATACTCTGATACAGGGAATAGTTATATAAGATGGGAGAGAGGGTTTAATACACCAAGTCCAACAAGTATTTTTAATAATCCAAATAATTCACAAATAGCAAATGGATTTGAATATGGTCTTTCTGGAGTAAAGGATGAGACTTATGATTCCTTTGAAATAGGAATGAGAGATTATTTCATGTTTTCATATATTAGTCTAGCAGCTTTTTATAGTGAGACTACTGATGAAATTTATAGAGAAGGAAATTCTGCAAATTGGGTATCATATAACTTAGATGAAACTCGAAGAAAAGGAATAGAGTTATCTTTTGAACAATATTTAGGAAAGTTCACATTATCAGAAGGATATTCATATATTGATGCTGAAATTACAAAAGGGAACTATAAAGGGAAAAATGTTCCTGGAGTATCTAAGAATAGTTTTCACTTGAGTGCAAAATATGATTTCAATCCAAAAGTAAATACAATTTTATCAACAGTTTATAAAGATGCGATATATGTGGACAGTAAGAATACCGGGGGTAAAGTGAATGATTATATAGTCACAAATCTAATTGTAAATTATAAGGTTAACGATGCGATGAGACTATATGCTGGAATTAACAATGTATTCAA
- a CDS encoding MalY/PatB family protein: protein MNNFNILKERKNTNSIKWDFINFMYPDLNHEVLPLWVADMDFECCNSIVNSLKERVNSNIYGYSSFDDEYYDIITNWVNKQYGYSVNKSEIFYSPGIVPALGILIRTLTKEKDGIIIQSPVYYPFKNMIKNNNRTVVENNLVNNNGYYEIDFEDLEEKAKNPNNKMLILCSPHNPVGRVWNQKELEQIAIICSKYNVYIVSDEIHCDLLREGITFNSMGKLKDTIKNLLVICTAPSKSFNLAGLNLSNIFIFNDNIKELWKDEITNKMAVSNPSPFAISATKAAYTSGGQWLKDVNKYIDSNLIYLKEFLDKKLPAVKYVIPEGTYLAWLDFNNYNLTDEQLTSLLLNEAKVAFDEGKLFGMTGEKFQRINVACPRLILEEALERVYNTLRSK, encoded by the coding sequence ATGAATAATTTTAATATTTTAAAAGAAAGAAAAAATACAAATTCAATCAAATGGGATTTTATTAATTTTATGTATCCTGATTTAAATCATGAAGTTTTACCTTTGTGGGTTGCTGATATGGATTTTGAATGTTGTAATTCAATTGTCAACTCTTTAAAAGAAAGAGTTAACAGTAATATCTATGGTTATAGTTCTTTTGATGACGAATATTATGACATTATTACGAACTGGGTAAATAAACAATATGGGTATTCTGTTAATAAAAGTGAAATTTTCTACAGCCCTGGAATCGTTCCTGCATTGGGAATACTTATAAGAACTTTAACTAAAGAAAAGGACGGAATTATTATTCAATCTCCTGTTTACTATCCATTTAAAAATATGATTAAAAATAACAATAGAACAGTTGTTGAGAATAACTTAGTAAACAATAATGGATATTATGAAATTGATTTTGAAGATTTAGAAGAGAAAGCTAAAAATCCCAATAATAAAATGCTTATCTTGTGTAGTCCTCACAATCCTGTTGGTAGAGTTTGGAATCAAAAAGAATTAGAACAGATAGCTATCATATGTTCTAAATACAATGTTTATATAGTTTCAGATGAGATTCATTGTGATTTATTAAGAGAGGGAATAACTTTTAATTCAATGGGAAAATTAAAAGATACTATAAAAAATTTACTTGTAATCTGTACTGCTCCAAGTAAATCATTCAATTTAGCGGGACTTAATCTATCAAATATATTTATTTTTAATGACAATATAAAAGAGCTTTGGAAAGATGAGATAACTAATAAAATGGCTGTTTCTAATCCATCACCATTTGCAATTTCAGCAACAAAAGCAGCATATACAAGTGGAGGACAATGGTTAAAAGATGTAAATAAGTATATCGATAGCAATTTAATATATTTAAAAGAATTCTTAGATAAAAAATTGCCCGCTGTAAAATATGTAATTCCAGAAGGAACTTATTTAGCATGGTTAGATTTTAATAATTATAATTTAACTGATGAACAATTAACAAGTTTATTATTAAATGAAGCAAAGGTTGCTTTTGATGAAGGAAAATTATTTGGAATGACTGGGGAGAAATTCCAAAGAATAAATGTTGCTTGTCCTAGATTAATTTTAGAAGAAGCTCTTGAAAGAGTTTATAATACTTTAAGAAGTAAATAA